The following nucleotide sequence is from Primulina tabacum isolate GXHZ01 chromosome 2, ASM2559414v2, whole genome shotgun sequence.
TTGTTTTGGAATAAAAAGTCTGACGAAGCATGTAAAATTTTAACTGTATTTCAAAAAGATTTATTGATAGTATGTTTCAATCAACAGAGTGGAGTTCACCATGCCGTGAATCCAGACCCCTACAGAGGTTTATTTGGTGCGGATGGTGAAAAATACGCAAAAGATGTTCAAGATTTAATCCAGTTTGGAACTTCTGGTCATGTAGCTGGTTTTATATCTGAAGCAATACAGGTGGCTACTCTCCTAAACATTCTTAATAGGGAAAATATATCGTTCTTTTACTTTATTTTTTCCGTACAACAGGGTGTAGGTGGGATTGTTGAATTAGCTCCAGGTTATTTGCCTGCTGTATACCACAGCATAAGAAAGGCAGGGGGGATTTGTATTGCAGACGAGGTTCAGTCAGGATTTGCTCGCACTGGAAGTCATTTCTGGGGATTTGAGTCCCATGATGTTGTGCCTGATATAGTTACTATGGCTAAGGTTGATTTGAATGTCTTCAATTCTGTCAAGTGAACATCCCTTAAGCCGCATCTAAAGAATATGTATATTGCTTGCTTATTGGATTATAGGGGATAGGCAACGGAGTTCCCCTCGGAGCTGTAGTGACTACTCCTAAGGTTGCTGAAGTCTTGACCCGAAGAAGTTACTTCAACACTTTCGGAGGAAACCCCGTCTGTACAGCAGCTGGACTCGCTGTTCTTAGAGTCATAGACAGAGAAAACCTTCAAGAAAACGCCCATGTTGTTGGTTCTTACCTAAAAGATCGCCTCAATTCTCTCAAAGCCAAACATGAAAGTAAAGTTGCCTCCTTTTTCTCGTATAGATTCAAATTTTCACAACTCCTAATATATTCTCTTTTACATTTTATACCTGGATGCATAGTTATTGGTGATGTCAGAGGAAGAGGATTAATGCTTGGGGTTGAACTGGTCACGGATCGCCAACTGAAAACCCCTGCGAACATCGAAATTCTTCAAGTGATGGACCAAATGAAAGGTACCTTGTTTTTTGTCCCTTTCAAAGACAATGAAACATTAACAAATGCCAACCGTAGTAACATAAAATTTGAGTGTCAAGATATGGGAGTACTTATCGGCAAAGGAGGCTTTCATGGAAATGTTTTCAGAATTACACCTCCACTCTGCTTCAGCAGGGATGATGCTGGTAAATGTCAATAATTCTATCTAATACTTGCACGCTGTTTGTTTTTACTTCACTGATTTAGTTGTTGTTTGTTCATGATACAGACTTTGTTGTGGATGTAATGGACCTTGCAATGACCAAATTGTGAGAACATGCCATCAAGTTCAGCTGGATCCTTTGCTTCTTCAATGGTGACTTTGTCAtcaattgttcagatatgactTGATCAAATATCCTTTGTACTTTGGTCCCTAATGAATGACTTTTATCTCTTCCTTTATTTTCACTTTTCACGTTTATGTGTTCTTATAATTACGGTCGGCATTTCATAACACAGAAACGGGTTCACAAACACCAGTAATTTTTTACGTGTGATGCATGTGGATCACGTATTCTTTTGAAATCATAGAATGACAAATACATTAATTGAATTGTGATAGCAAAAGTTACACAACATACAACTAATTATTTCTAAATAACTCATTGTTTTTTATATACATGTCCGAGCCATAAACAATAAAAACGATAAATACATGTATTTATTCAAAAACTTCTATTTCAAACCAATATATTCacttgtctttttttttttgtctatttatacaaaaaaaaaaaccccacTAAATAGACATAAACCACTTTATTTAATCTAACCTCTTAATTCTATTTCCAATAATATGTCGGAACTATATTATTTCCACAACATCTTTTCAGTATTTCTGAtggtgtattaaaatataatttcttaatCTTTAGTAATTCTTCTAATGATatcattaaaattaattataatatatagttACATGCAAAAGATATGTTATATATTGTTAATCGTCAATCTTATATAAAAACTGTTACTCGAATACTACCAGCATAATCTCGGTTTCAAAGGGAACGATCATCTCACTACAAAAACTGGCGACGAGAGATAACAAATGATATTATTTGTCCAAAGTACAGTTTCCAAGACataaaaacaaatgaaaaaacatatccttaaaattttaagaaatgAAACCAGAAACTACCTAATGATAAGCACCTACCAACCATCCTAAGTGCTAATCTATTTCATCAAGTAGCTCCTATCTTTCCCTGCTGGCTCCAACTATAGTGCAATGACTCTAGATCAGATcagatcaaatcaaatcaaatcaaatcaaatcaa
It contains:
- the LOC142525488 gene encoding alanine--glyoxylate aminotransferase 2 homolog 2, mitochondrial-like; amino-acid sequence: MRSLAMRRTLWEPRQFKTCRRWLTQAADACVVANDADITPKMPPYEYTPPSYTGPAADEILKKRKEFLSPSMFHLYKKPVNIVHGKMQYLFDENGRRYVDAFGGIATVCCGHCHPDVVKAVIDQTKSLQHSTILYLNHAIADFAEALASKLPGDLKVVFFTNSGTEANELAMMMARLYAGCHDIISLRNAYHGNAAGTMGATAQCNWKFNVVQSGVHHAVNPDPYRGLFGADGEKYAKDVQDLIQFGTSGHVAGFISEAIQGVGGIVELAPGYLPAVYHSIRKAGGICIADEVQSGFARTGSHFWGFESHDVVPDIVTMAKGIGNGVPLGAVVTTPKVAEVLTRRSYFNTFGGNPVCTAAGLAVLRVIDRENLQENAHVVGSYLKDRLNSLKAKHEIIGDVRGRGLMLGVELVTDRQLKTPANIEILQVMDQMKDMGVLIGKGGFHGNVFRITPPLCFSRDDADFVVDVMDLAMTKL